CCCGGCTTTTTTTAAGAGAGCGCTTGGTACCCTATTTTGAATCTGCTGCCGGGGGCAGTTATGCCTGATAAGTTTGATCCCAAAGGCCGGGATTGCTGCGCCCGGCTCCGGAAATGCCTTTCCGACTACATGGAAGGAGACTTGGACTCCGCCTCCTGTCAGGGGCTGGAAGCCCACATGGATTCTTGTCCGTCATGTCGGCATTTTGTGGAGACCCTCAAGTCTGCTGTGGGCCTTTTCCGGGAGTACCTGTCGTAAGATAGGGTAAGATTTTTTTGAAATTTTCTGAATCCTTTTGGCTCCGGATGCATCATAGGAAGCAATGGGTGTATTTTGTGGAATATCAGAGGAGAAAAAGATGAAAAGCAGGAGCGCTGTGTTTTTTGTGGGATTGACGGCCGGTATGGGCGGCATCATTTTAGCCCTGTTCCTTTTGGTTCCAGGACTGATGTTGAATATTCATGAGAGTAGATACCTGACTGTGGAGGAAACTTGTCAAAAATTGCAGGCGGCTATTGTGGAAAATGGGTGGACATCCCCGGCAATACGCAACATGAATGAGGCAATGGCTAAAAATGGTGTGACGCTGGAAAGGCAAGTAAGAGTGGTAGAACTTTGCAAGGGTGCGTATGCAAAGGATATTCTCAGCCAAAACCCGGAGTTGTCGACAATGATGCCCTGCGCCTTTGGGGTTTACGAGGGTAACAATAAGAAGATCTATATTTCCGGGATGAATACCGGATTTATGGGGAAATTTTTTGGCGGTTATGTAGCCAGAATCATGGGAGGTCTTGTTGCAGGAGATGAAAAGCGGATCTTGAAGAGTGTGTTGAGGGACTGAAGAATTTATGCCGGTATTACACGGCGACCTTGTCAATTGTGAGGGGGGGAAGAACGAAATGAAGGCTGGGAAAAAGCAAATGGTGGTCTTGGGCGTCGCGTTGAGTTTGGTGTTTCCCGTAGTACCGCCCAGTTTCGCAGCGTCCGAAGTTTCGCTTGCGGAATACAGTGCCCTGGTCCTGCAATACTATCCTGCGCTCAGGAAACAACTGTCGCGGGTGAGCCAGGCAGTTGCCCGCAAAGGACAGGCCCGCAGCGGGCACATGCCCCGGCTCAGCGCCCTGGCGTCTGTGGGAAGCACCAATGACCCGGTCGGGGTGTTTTCCAGCAAACTCAAACAAGAGTCCTTTACTGCGGCGGATTTTGAAATCAGCCGGCTCAATTCGCCGGATGCGCGCACAAATTTCCAAGGGGCGCTTGAGGCCCATATCCCTCTGTTCAACGCGTTTCAGACCTTAACTTCCGTGGAGGCCGCAGAACATATACTCAACTCGGAGGAGTACGGACAGCAGAGCCTTCGAATGGAAGCGCTGCTGAGCGCAAGCCGGGTGTATATGGAAAGCCTTTTGTGGCAGGAGATCGACCAGGTTTCCCAGGCAGTTTTGGAAGCCGCGCTCAAGGACCTGGAGCAGGCTGAGGATTTAAAGGATCGCGGCGTTGTCTTGGGCGCAGACTATTACGCGGCACAAGTTGTGGAGCGCAGCCTTAAACAATTTGATCTTCAGGCCAAGGCGCGGGTGCAGGCGATTTTGCACCAGGCAGAGGTGTTGGCCGGGGGCCGGATCAGCGGGCAGAAGCCCGAAGGTGAATTGCCTTTGCCGGGGCCGGAAGAGGGCGCGCTCCCTGACTGGTTGGACCGGGCTCATGCGCATCGGCCGGACATCAAAGCTTTGCATGAAGTGATTGCCGCACAGGAGCAATGGCTCAAAAAGGAAAAGCGGGCCTATCTTCCGCGGGTCAACGCCTTTGGCCGCGTGGAGAGCAATACCCGGGATTTTGAGGGTTCCGGAGAAAACTACACGGCCGGCCTTCTGGGCCGCATGGATCTGTGGGATCCTTCCCGTGCAGGGCGTGTGGGTGAACAAGAACAGGTCCTGGAAGAACTCGGCTGCGATCTGCAGCAGTTGAGGGATGCCGTTTCTGTGGAAGTATCGGATGCCTGGCAACACTGCCAGGCTTTGCGCCGGCAGGTTCCCGAGGCGGCTCAGGCTGTCCGGGATGCGGAGGAAGCTGTCCGGCTCGTCATTCCACTTTATGAAGAAGGGCGCAAGTCCATCGCCGATTTGCTGGAACTGCGCAAGATTTATTTGGATACGCGCGTGCGTCTCGGGCAACTGAAAGTTGAGGCAGAACTCGGGTATTTACAGCTCATGGCCCTGGCAGGCGAACTTAACGAAACTCATATCCAACAACTCTCCCGGAGACTAGGGTCCTAACAAAGCAAAAGGAAACAGGATGAGCGAGTATAAGGAAGGTTTTGTCGGAAAAGTTGTCCGCTATTTTGCAGACTCCAAGCTCACGCCTCTGATTGTGGCCGCCTCGATTCTGGTGGGGGTCTTTGCTGTCGGCAATCTTCCGCGTGAGGAAGAACCCCAAATTTCGGTGCCTGTCTTTGATGTGTTTGTGGCTTACCCGGGTGCCAGCGCAGAGCAAGTGGAGCGCCGCATTGTCAACCTGGGAGAACGGAAGCTTTGGGAGATTCCGGGCGTGGAGTATATCTATTC
This genomic window from Candidatus Omnitrophota bacterium contains:
- a CDS encoding TolC family protein; this translates as MKAGKKQMVVLGVALSLVFPVVPPSFAASEVSLAEYSALVLQYYPALRKQLSRVSQAVARKGQARSGHMPRLSALASVGSTNDPVGVFSSKLKQESFTAADFEISRLNSPDARTNFQGALEAHIPLFNAFQTLTSVEAAEHILNSEEYGQQSLRMEALLSASRVYMESLLWQEIDQVSQAVLEAALKDLEQAEDLKDRGVVLGADYYAAQVVERSLKQFDLQAKARVQAILHQAEVLAGGRISGQKPEGELPLPGPEEGALPDWLDRAHAHRPDIKALHEVIAAQEQWLKKEKRAYLPRVNAFGRVESNTRDFEGSGENYTAGLLGRMDLWDPSRAGRVGEQEQVLEELGCDLQQLRDAVSVEVSDAWQHCQALRRQVPEAAQAVRDAEEAVRLVIPLYEEGRKSIADLLELRKIYLDTRVRLGQLKVEAELGYLQLMALAGELNETHIQQLSRRLGS
- a CDS encoding zf-HC2 domain-containing protein; translation: MPDKFDPKGRDCCARLRKCLSDYMEGDLDSASCQGLEAHMDSCPSCRHFVETLKSAVGLFREYLS
- a CDS encoding DUF302 domain-containing protein, which encodes MGGIILALFLLVPGLMLNIHESRYLTVEETCQKLQAAIVENGWTSPAIRNMNEAMAKNGVTLERQVRVVELCKGAYAKDILSQNPELSTMMPCAFGVYEGNNKKIYISGMNTGFMGKFFGGYVARIMGGLVAGDEKRILKSVLRD